A window of Marinobacter halotolerans genomic DNA:
ACCCGAAGCCATGCCTGGATGGATGCCGCTGAAATCCTTCCCGCTTTTTTTTCCGAATCCAGAGACGGCGGCGCCAGCCTGGACGACTGGGCAGACCGCTTCGGCCTGGAGGTGAGCGCCAGACATAATGCCGCCGCTGATGCACTCGCCACGGCCGAGTTGACGCTGATTGCAATGAATCAGGCCGCCAGCCAGGGGGTCAATACCCTCAAGGAATTCAGTGACCGACTAAAATATTACCGCCGCCTGAAGAATATGCATGGACACTGATTCCTTGCATCAGACCCCCTCCACTGTGCCCGGTTATAAATCTGCCCTCAATTCTCCTTGAGGGCCGCAAGTTCCCGAGAATTAGACCTTTTGCCAATATCTATCCAGCCGTTGACAGGTAAAGTCAAACAGGACCAAGGTCATGGAGAGACCGCGTAAAAATAAGCAATAAGAAAGATCCCTTACGGAATAGAATCGGCCCACTACAAAAACAAACAGGAGTGATCCAATGTCAGGTCATAGCTACGACGCTGAAAAGTACTGGAAGGCGAACCTTCGCCTGATACTCGGGAGCCTGATCGTATGGGCTCTGGTGTCCTACGGTTTTGCCATTTTGCTCAGACCCATGCTCGCAGGCATCCCCATTGGCGGGACAGACCTGGGATTCTGGTTTGCCCAGCAGGGCTCAATCCTTGTCTTCATCGCTCTGATCTTTCATTACGCCTGGCGGATGAACAAGCTCGATGAAAAATTCGGCGTGCAGGAGGAATAAGAGCAATGGACCAATTTACGATTAACCTGATCTTCGTAGGGGGCTCCTTCCTCCTGTATATCCTGATCGCAGTCTGGGCGAAAGCCGGAAGCACCAGCGATTTCTACGTGGCCGGCGGCGGTGTTCACCCGATCACCAACGGCGCGGCCATCGGCGCGGACTGGATGTCAGCTGCGTCCTTCATTTCCATGGCGGGCCTGATTGCCGCTGGCGGTTATGCCAACTCTACCTTCCTGATGGGCTGGACCGGCGGCTACGTGTTGCTCGCCATGCTGCTGGCACCCTACCTGCGGAAGTTCGGCAAGTTCACCGTGCCAGAGTTCATCGGCGACCGGTTCTACAGCAAGAATGCGAGACTGGTAGCGGTAATCTGTCTGATTGTTGCATCTGTCACCTACGTTATCGGCCAGATGGCCGGTGCCGGCGTGGCCTTCTCACGCTTCCTGGAAGTTGACGCCACAACAGGCCTGATGATTGCCGCCGTGGTGGTATTCATCTACGCGGTACTTGGTGGCATGAAAGGCATCACCTATACGCAGGTGGCTCAGTACTGTGTGCTGATTATTGCCTACACCATTCCTGCCGTGTTTATCTCACTGCAGCTGACCGGAAACCCGCTGCCACCGCTGGGCCTGTTCTCGACCCACATTGACTCAGGCATGCCAATTCTGGACAAGCTGAATCAAGTCATTACCGACCTCGGCTTTAATGAATACACTGCCGACGTAGACAATAAGCTGAACATGGTGCTGTTCACCCTGTCACTGATGATCGGTACTGCGGGCCTGCCACACGTTATCATCCGCTTCTTCACCGTGCCCAAGGTCGCTGACGCACGCTGGTCTGCAGGCTGGGCGCTGGTTTTCATTGCGCTGCTGTACCTGACTGCGCCTGCTGTTGCTTCAATGGCCCGTCTGAACCTGATGACCACCATCTATCCTGATGGCACGTCTGCAGCGCCGATCGAATACGACGAGCGTCCGCAATGGGTCAGGGAGTGGGAAGTCACTGGCCTGATTACCTATGAAGACAAGAACCAGGACGGCCGGATCCAACTGTACAACGACGTTCCCTCCTTCGAAGAGACAGCGCAAGCCCGTGGCTGGGAAGGTAACGAGCTTGTCGTAAACCGCGACATTCTTGTACTGGCCAACCCGGAGATCGCCAACCTGCCCGGCTGGGTCATCGGTTTGATCGCCGCAGGTGGTCTGGCGGCAGCTCTTTCCACGGCGGCGGGTCTGTTGTTGGCAATTTCCTCAGCGATCAGTCACGACCTGATAAAAGGCCGGATCAACCCCAATATCACGGATAAGGGGGAGTTGTTGGCAGCACGGATATCCATGGCCGTAGCCATAGTGGTGGCAACCTACCTGGGCGCAAACCCGCCAGGGTTCGCGGCGCAGGTAGTGGCACTGGCTTTCGGTATTGCCGCAGCGTCACTGTTCCCTGCACTGATGATGGGTATCTTCTCCAAGCGAGTGAACAACAGAGGCGCCATTGCCGGCATGCTGACCGGTCTGGCCTTCACCCTGGCATACATCTTCGTGTATAAGGGCTGGCTGTTCATTCCGGGCACCAATAACCTGGCTGACACACCGGAGAACTGGGTACTGGGAATTTCACCACTGTCTATCGGTGCGGTTGGTGCCATGGTCAACTTTGCGGTAGCCTTCATCGTGTCCAACGCGACCGAAGAGCCGCCGATTGAAATTCAGGAACTGGTTGAAAGCGTCCGTTACCCTCGCGGGGCCGGCAAAGCAACTGGTCACTGAGTAAACCAACAGCCTGATACAGTGCTTGCACTGAAAGGGTAAAAGCGGACGGGCTTCCTCACAGGGGAAGCCCGTTCTTTTTTGAGGAAACACCTTTTATGTTCTGGAATTTAATCGCAACCGTATTTTGTGGGCTCGGCGCCGCTGGTATTGCTCTTGGTATTCGGGCGCTGACCCGCAACAAGGCAC
This region includes:
- a CDS encoding sodium:solute symporter family protein; the protein is MDQFTINLIFVGGSFLLYILIAVWAKAGSTSDFYVAGGGVHPITNGAAIGADWMSAASFISMAGLIAAGGYANSTFLMGWTGGYVLLAMLLAPYLRKFGKFTVPEFIGDRFYSKNARLVAVICLIVASVTYVIGQMAGAGVAFSRFLEVDATTGLMIAAVVVFIYAVLGGMKGITYTQVAQYCVLIIAYTIPAVFISLQLTGNPLPPLGLFSTHIDSGMPILDKLNQVITDLGFNEYTADVDNKLNMVLFTLSLMIGTAGLPHVIIRFFTVPKVADARWSAGWALVFIALLYLTAPAVASMARLNLMTTIYPDGTSAAPIEYDERPQWVREWEVTGLITYEDKNQDGRIQLYNDVPSFEETAQARGWEGNELVVNRDILVLANPEIANLPGWVIGLIAAGGLAAALSTAAGLLLAISSAISHDLIKGRINPNITDKGELLAARISMAVAIVVATYLGANPPGFAAQVVALAFGIAAASLFPALMMGIFSKRVNNRGAIAGMLTGLAFTLAYIFVYKGWLFIPGTNNLADTPENWVLGISPLSIGAVGAMVNFAVAFIVSNATEEPPIEIQELVESVRYPRGAGKATGH
- a CDS encoding DUF4212 domain-containing protein yields the protein MSGHSYDAEKYWKANLRLILGSLIVWALVSYGFAILLRPMLAGIPIGGTDLGFWFAQQGSILVFIALIFHYAWRMNKLDEKFGVQEE